In Gossypium arboreum isolate Shixiya-1 chromosome 6, ASM2569848v2, whole genome shotgun sequence, the following are encoded in one genomic region:
- the LOC108484481 gene encoding uncharacterized protein LOC108484481 — MYIMIMSLINLLKFYYDRVGYLKDVVLARVLDEATAASLNSIIHSNNAIVISILKDDSTFIQELFARLRSPTTSAKSKKNLVTVDIGLKFYCFIFHLVYEYLLFKVLFMGLKYGLFCLICACNNFSTYSFNRYISICKCILSNLQTSCAVVFSLFIFIFGSMSCSLLKLKHSMLLLLIN; from the exons tctctaatcaacttgtTGAAATTCTATTATGACAGGGTTGGTTATTTGAAG GATGTTGTTTTGGCAAGGGTATTAGATGAGGCCACAGCTGCCAGTCTCAATTCTATAATTCATTCAAACAATGCTATT GTTATTTCTATATTGAAGGATGATAGCACCTTCATTCAAGAATTGTTTGCTAGGTTGAGATCACCCACCACATCTGCTAAATCAAAGAAAAATTTGGTAACTGTTGACATTGGTCTGaagttttattgttttatttttcatttgGTATATGAATATTTGTTGTTCAAGGTTCTTTTCATGGGTTTGAAGTATGGTTTATTCTGTTTGATTTGTGCCTGCAATAATTTTTCAACTTATTCTTTTAATAGGTATATTTCCATCTGTAAATGCATACTATCTAACCTGCAAACTTCTTGTGCTGTTgttttttctttgtttatttttatttttggttcaaTGTCGTGTTCTTTACTTAAACTAAAACATTCAATGCTTCTCTTATTGATAAATTAG